In Campylobacter sp., the DNA window GAGATCACCGCATCTCCGTCTGCGCCCAAAAGCGCATAGGTAGGAGATTTTATATGACCGAAATTTCTAGAATTTACGATGATTTTTAAATTTTTATCATCCTTTGCAAGGCGTTTTAAAATTTCAACCGTCTTATCAGTCGAGGCGTTATCGATAAATATGTGCTCGTAGGCATATTTGGGAAATCCGCTCATAACCTTTTTTACGCGCGAATATACCTCCTCTACATTCTCCTCCTCGTTAAAGCAGGCGGTAACTATACTGATCTTTTTCATATCATCTCCTAAAGACGAAAAATTTATTTAACAAAAATGATACCGCAGCCAGCGGGATCAAAAGCACAAAGCCGTTTAGATACATATTTTCAAATCCAAGCCGCTTAAAAAGCCATAAAAAGAATATGTTTAAAAGATATATTATAACATACACTAAAATAAATTTAAAAATAAGTTTATTATCGTTGCTGCCGAATACCAGTCCGCCTATGGTTTTAAAGTTAAACAATACGCCAAGTATCGTAGAAAGCAACACGGCAAGGGGATAATATAGACCCAGATAGATAAAAAGGGCAAAAAGCCCATATCCAAAGACGGTATTTAGGATGCCTACTAAAAGAAAAGAGAATAGCTGGCGTTTAATTGTCATTGATATCTTTCTTATATAAAGATACTGGCTTTTCTATAAATACATATGACCAAAGCCCAAAAAATAGACAAAAGCATAACCCTATAAATAAATTTAAACCTATATCGAGCTGTTACTAGACAAAATAATAGTACTATAAATAAATTATTTTTTCTTATATACATTAAGAAGTCCTCCGCTATCAATAAGTTCATAATTTTCTTTAACTTCATTAAATAATTTACTCAAGGTCTCTAGTTTCGGTATTCTCTGTTTAACATTTTCATTATACCAATATTCATCATATAGGTCAAAAAATCGCCTTTCTCGCATTTCTGCCTTGTAGTCTCTGTCTATATCGGCATCTACATATAAAATATCGGCTTTATTTTTTATCAAATTTAAGACTTCATTATACTCTATATCTGATACTAAAAAGGAACGCAACTCGAAATACTTTAGTCCACTATACTTTTTGCTAAAAAACTGCAATATATTATCATATTTTGATATCATATATATCTCTTTGGTATCGGGCGAATACTTATTTATAAGATTAATAGAGCTTTGAAATTTATCAAAAGGATATGTAGTAATTATCCCTCCGGCTCTTTCATGGTTCCATTTATAGATTTTATGCGTTTCAAATATCTTTTCATAATTGAAAATTTCCTTAATATAAGACATTGAAAATTTAGCATATATTATTATGCATATAAATATGCATAATATAGAGATCACCTTTCTAGCCCTATCCGGAAATAAATTCAAAATTATAATAAAAGGAAGGGCAGCAATGAAAAAATTAACAGTAGACAAGTCCACTCTCCAAACTGTATAAGTATAAAAAAATCCTGTATAAAATAGCAAAAATGAATAGCTTAATAAATATTTACTATCTTGCAATTTCTTATAAAAAAATATAAATAACAACCATTGAATAAATATTACCGACAATACCGCGAGCAATAAAGCAGCAGGAATATTAAAAGAATAAAAACCATCTAAAAAGTATTTTATTGATGGATTTTTCATAAATGGATATTTTATATATATTATTGCCCCTAAAATGGTATAAATGAGTATAAAAAATATTTTTTCGGCATTTACGAGTTTTCTATTTTTTACAGCAATTATTCCATATTCTACAATAAGTGCACCTAAAAGTGCTATAAAAATATAGAGCCCAAAATCATTAGCCATAAAAATTGAAAGCAACGCTAGAAATATACATATTGTTTTAAATATAGCACTTAAATTCTGAAATTTCGTAGCATAAAATAAAAATAGAACTATAATTAAGTCAAAAAAATGTCTTGTATCGAAAAACGTAGGTGCGTAATGATAGGAATAGTATGTAACCGAAAAAAATTTAATGCCTAACAATAAAATAAAAATAAGCCTTATCAAGTCATTTTTAAAAAATAGAAATACAAAACCAACCGCTATGACATAATAGATCATACATACTATATTTTTCGTCTTTTCAAAATTATTAACGCTTATGCCTCCAAGCTGTTCCATTATAAATTTAATAGGATATAGACTTAAAAATCCATATTGAGAAAAAATTTCCGATTTATCTCTATCTAGATCTAGCTCATTTATAGGATTTAACATAAATGGGGTTTCTTCCCAATAATACCTACTAAGAATCTGTATATTTTGTTCAAAAATATTATATGCTATAAAGTCGGTTTTTTCTTTAAGCTTACTTAGAGTATCTGCGCCGAACATAGGATAAGAATTCGAAAATACATCTAAACCGTATCTATTTGTGCTATTTGTCTCTCTAGCTACATAATAAGTAAGATTAAAGTCTTTATTATAGCCTATATTTTTTATATGGGTTTTAAATTTTTTAAAAGTATCTGCGCTAATATGCCTATAATAAGGATCAAAAATCAAAAACCTTGGGTTATTATGAAAACTAAATCCATTTTTACCAGATAAAAAGACATTGTCGTATGAATTGAATTTATAATTTATATTATTGGGGTCAAAGCACAGGTTTTCTGTAATATATTGATCATTTGAAACTATTTTATTACCATCCAATATCGTCTGCTCATCTATATATCTAAATTCGTTTGCAAGCTTAAAATCCGAAAAAATACCATAAAAGTAAAATGAAATTTGTATAATGATTAAAACCGCTATGGCTAATTTAGCATAAGGATAAAAATTAAAATCTTTTATTTTAAGCAAGACGCTATTCATCGACGTTATCTTTATAAATTTTATACCATAGAACTAAGGAAAAAAAAGCAGAGATAATAAAGATATAAAATAGATAAAAATTAAATATAAATATCTTTTCGTGATTCATAAAATAGTAAACCCATTTAAAATAATTGTATTTATCTTCAGTAGGATCAACGTAAGCAATAAAAATCTTTTTTCCTATTTTGTAAATCAAACATATAGCAATGCAAAATAACAAAGATAGTTTTAAGACGGCTTTATTTGACATATATTTTCTCTTTCTAAATTCTACTACTGAATTGAATTATATTTTAGCTTTTTGCTGATATAAATTCTTTAATTACTTTTATGATGTATTCTATCTTCTCGTCGCTCATTCCGGGATATACACCGACCCAGAAGCTATCATTCATTATCTTATCGGTATTTTTTAACTCGCCTGAAATTTTATAATCTACTCCGAGTTTTAGCTCTGCAAATAGCGGATGCTTGATCATATTGCCCGCAAATAAATTTCTTGTTTGCACACCCGCCTTCTCTAGATGCTCGCTAAGCTCATTTCTACTAAATTTTGCCCCGTCCGCAACCGTCATCATAAAGCCGAACCAACTAGGCTCGGAATGCGGCTGAGCTTTAACTAAAATAAGCTCCCTTATAGCTTTCAGCCCGTCATAAAGCTTTTTAAAATTTTGCCTACGGCGCTGCACGAAGCTAGGGAATTTCTCTATCTGCGCACAACCTACGGCAGCTTGCATATCGGAGGCTTTTAAATTAAATCCGAAGTGCGAATAAACGTATTTATGATCGTACCCGAGCGGTAGCTCACCAAATTTTTGCGAAAAGCGCCTGCCACAGGTATTATCTACGCCGCTCTCACACCAGCAATCGCGTCCCCAATCACGCATACTTAGCATAATTTTTTTAAGCAGCGGATTGTTTGTGTATGTGGCGCCGCCCTCACCCATCGTCATATGATGAGGCGGGTAGAAGCTGCTTGTGCCTATATCCCCCCATGTGCCGGTAGGCTTACCGTCATACAGAGAACCCAGCGCGTCGCAGTTATCCTCGATAAGCCACAAATCATGCTTATCACAAAATTCCTTCACGGCTTTTATATTAAAAGGATTTCCCAGGGTATGAGCTACCATGACGGCTTTTGTTTTTTGACTAAGCGCAAGTTCAAGTTTCGTATGGTCTATATTAAAATATTCAAGCTCCATATCGACAAAAACGGGAACGGCACCATATTGCACGATAGGCGCAACCGTCGTAGGAAAGCCTGCCGCTACTGTTATGACTTCGTCGCCCTTTTTTATGCGGCGCTCTTTTAGAAGTGGCGAGGTAAGTGCAAAAAATGCAAGTAGATTTGCGCTGCTTCCGCTATTTACCAAAAATGCCCATTTTACGCCAAGCATTTTGGCAAATTCTTTTTCAAATTTTTTAGAATATGCGCCATATGTGAGCCAAAAATCAAGTGAACTATCTACTAAATTTACTATTTCGTGCTCATCAAAGACTCTGCCTGCGTAATTTACGCGACTTTTGCCAGGCTCAAATTTAGCTCTCTGCACCGGCTCATGAACCAGCCTATAATACTCTTTCGTCTTTTCTAAAATTTCAGCTTTTAATTCTTGCGGGGTCATTTTTTGCCTTTCCAAATTTCATTGATTTTTCCCAAATATGGATCTTTTTTTATGGTATCTAAGTCTAAGCTAGCAAAATTTTGTTTAAAATATCTGTGAATTTTACCGATCGCTTCCGAATGCGGCGTAAGCTTGAATTTATCTTTCATTTCGGATTTTAATAGGCTATTGTCGGAAGTGTATTCGTTATTTAGCCCTTCATTTAGCACGCTTATCTCGGATTTAAAATCGCTCGCCTCATTTACCAGCGCAGCCAGGCTAAGCAGATCGATTTTCGTACCGCTGCTTGCATTGTAAATTTTATGTCGTGCATCATTTTCTATATAAAATTCCACTACGTTTAGTAGATCCTCAACATACATATAATCAAAAAATACGTTTTGATTTATCGTGATGGGTAGGTGCAGTAGGTTTTTTACTACGGCATTTGTGATAAATTTATAGCGGTAATTCTCCATCTCGCCGTAAATTCCAAATAAACGAAGCTGGATAATATTATCCGCGCAATCCTCAATGTAATGCGACGTGATAGCTTTGTAAAAACCGTATTCATCAAGCGGAAGCGCCTCTTTATAATCATCCTCGCGAGCATTTATTATCGGCTTGTGCTTGCCGTACTCTGCACCGCTTCCAAACGATATAATCTTTGCAACCTTATTTTTTTGCTTAGCAATATTGAAAAAAATCCGCAAATTATATTCGGTCACATTTATCATATCCAGCGTATCGCGACCGCCGCCGCGATTAGCTAGATGAACGATAGTATCGATTTTATGCGCACGGACAAAATCGTCAACTGCGATTTCGTCAGTCAAATTTAACTCGCTACTTTTTGGAGCGAAAACATTAAAATTACCATTTAGTGCAAGACGCTTTTTTAGATGCGATCCAATAAAACCGCCACCGCCCGTGATGAAAAGATTCATCTAGCGCTTAGCCTTTTTTCAAGCATTTCGATTCTTTTCTCATCCTCGGACTTGATTCTGTGATAATACCTACGCTTGCTCTTAAGCCAAGCTAATTCAAATTCAACGCCAGCTAAAATTCCGGCTTCCATATTGTTTACAGCATCTTTGCAATATACGATCTTTCGCGTTTCGTATTTATCAAGTAGTCCTTTGGAAATGAGATATTTAATAAAATCGCATGACTTCGCGGATATGGCTCCACCTAAACCGCATTTTAATCCCTTAGCTCTCGCTTTAGTAAAAATATTTTCACAATGTTTTAGCATTTCATCGCTATCTGCAAAGCTTCTATCTTTACCCATCGAACTTGTAAAATCGACTCTTCCGATTGTTACGCCAGAAAGAGTATTTATATTAGGCAAGGATAGAATATCATCAAAATTATCATAGCAGGTTATAGTTTCTACATTAATCGCAAATTCTATGTCATTGCGATTATCCTCAGCAACAAAAGTGTTTATAGCTCCCAAAAATTTACTAACGGCAAATTTTGTTTCTGCCATCGGCGCTATGATACCATTTACACCTAGAGTAATAGCGTTATATATATCGGTTACCGCTTCGACGCCTCCGATTTTCATAATAATAGGAAGCCCAACTTTAGAAGTAATATCTTTTAGTCTACAAAGTTCCTCCTGCCTACTACCTTCATTTTCATATTCCGCCTTAATTTCAAAAACGCCATAATCATTCTTGAGCCTTTTTAAAATTTCGATCATCTCGTACTCTAAAGTATTCATAACTACTCCTTTATCAAAATAGACTTTGTCATATTAAGCGCCGTAAAAAATTCTTCATCCGTTACGTCTGCAACTTTCGTCATCTTAAACTCGCTATCTGGAATTATCACGGTTAGAAAATCACCTATCCGTTTTTTATCGTTTTTCATAGCTTGTAGTAAAATTTTCGCATCCATATGTGCCTCGCACAATTTTAAAGGAATGTACGGCAATAAGATATTTTTATTTATGTAATCAAATAGATTGCTATTAATCAACTTTCGCATTAAAGCTATAGCGTTAGCAAAAATAACACCTATCGTTACAGCAATACCGTGCGGAACGAAATATTTCGATGAAGTCTCAAGCGCATGGCCAAAACAATGGCCATAATTCAGCATATTTCTTCTGCCAAGATCGAATTCGTCCCCCAACATATAACCAAGTTTTATTTTCATATTTTCCTTTATAACAGAGACACGACATTCTTTTTTAGTAGCTAAATTTCTTATTGTCTCTGAGATAAGATCAAAATTTTTTGGATAAACTTCCTGCATTAATTGAAATTTTATACACTCACCAAGTCCACTATAAAAATCCAGCTCAGTCAAAGTATCTAAAAAATCGGTATTAATATAAATTTTTTGTGGCGGATAGAATGTGCCTATCAAATTTTTGTAACTACCATAATTTAATGAGGTTTTACTACCGATACAACTATCTGTTATCGCTAAAAAAGTAGTCGGTATAAAAATCCACTTCAACCCCCTATACAACGTAGACGCGACAAATCCACTTACGTCCTGCGTTATACCGCCGCCTATGGATACAAATGTCAAATTCCTCTTGGCGGCCTTGCCAATTAAAAAATCATAAATTTCACAAACAGATTTATAGGTTTTGTTTTCTTCGATCGCGTCAAAAATAAAAATATCCTTTGAATCAAAAGATTTAAATTTAGCCTCATAAATTTTAAAAACATTCTTATCTATTACTAAAGTAAAATTTTGCCCTCTAGCTAATTCATCTAAAAATTCCCATACCCCTTCAAAATAGACATCATAGTCTCTGATATTTGATTCGATCTTTAAGCTCATGCCAAAAATCCTCCGTCTATTACTATCACTTGTCCGCTTATATAGGAGTTTTCCTTGCCGATCAAGAATGCTACCAGTTTTGCTATCTCGGAAGTCTGCGCAAATCTACCGAGCGGAATTTCTTGTTTGATTTTGACTTGTTCGGCAAGTGGAACATTTTGCCTCGTTAGATCCGTATCGACATACCCCGGGGCTACGGAATTTACTAAGATATTAAATTCTCCAAGTTCTCTAGCAAGCGCTTTCGTAATTCCATTTATACCGAATTTGGTGATTGAATAAAGAGTCCTGCGGGCCTTTGATCTCACCCCCCAAATGGAGCTGATATTTACGATCTTTCCGCCTTCATTGCGCCTCATAGACACAGAGGCAAATTTTGCCAACGATATAACAGACCTTAAGTTAACGTTTATCATATCATCAAATTTTTCATCATCAATCTCATCTAAAGATGCCAGTATGTTTATCCCTGCGCAATTAACCAAACCGTATATGTCTAAATCGGAATTTTTAGCTATATAACGCACTACGCTATTTTTATCATTTAAATTTAGTTCCTTTGAGCTTGGGGTTATACAATTAAATCCAACGCTAGTTAATTCGTCGGCTATAGCCTTGCCAATCCCTCTACTAGCGCCCGTTATTAAAATATTTTGTTTTTCCAAAATTATTCCTCCACCGGCCTTACTATCATATTTTTATAAAATTCCTCTCGCGGCAAAAACGGAAACATATCTTCAAGCGGCTTTGAGATCATTTTGCCATCAGGCTTTATCTCAGATGATAATTTTGGCTCCATTTTTTCAGTAGGCGAGAGCATTATTTCGCAAACTACCGCACCGGGTTTGGATAGAATTTTCTCCAACTCCCTTTTTAAATTTAGTTGATTTTCTATCCTGCAAGCTTCAAAGCCATAGACCTCTGCTAATTTTACGATATCGGGAAAGCTCACGCCGCTGTCTTTATCCGAGCCTACCTTGTGTCCTTTGAAAAAGTTATTTTGAGTATTTCTAATAGAAATATAACCTGCATTATTCAGCACAAAAATTTTGATTGGAAGCCTATGATGAATTATGGTCTGAAGCTCTTGAATATTCATCTGCAAGCTGCCCTCTCCAGTGACGCATATAGTATTGCCCTTGCCGTTTGCAAAACACGCACCGATTGCGGCAGGTAGATCATATCCCATCGAAGCGCAGCCGGAATTGACTACGACTTTTTGATTTTTATATAGTTTCAAGCTCTGATATGACGAAACACACGCCGTGCCGTTGCCAAAAACATAAACTAAATCGGGCTTATCGCTTGATAGAATATCAAAAAAATTATACGAATCTACACAACCCTGCACCACCTGCCTAAAAGGCTCGATCGTAGGATAATTTTTTCTATAATTTTTGCAAATTTCAAGCCAAGATTCAAAATCCGGTTTGTTTTTCAGTGCAGATCGTAAATCCGATACAAAGGCCTTCGCATCGGATTTAATCTTAATATCTGCAGCAATTGTTTTTTTGTTTAGTTCGTTTTCGTCGATATCGACCAAAATTTTTTTTGCTTCTCTGCCGAAGAATTCCCAGTTATAGCTAACTGCACGGATATTTAATCTAGCGCCTACGGCGATGATGAGATCGGAATTTTGCACGACAAAATTTGCCGCCCTATTGCCGATAGTGCCATATCTGCCAAAAAACAGCTCGTGGTCATTTCTAACGATATCGTATCTAGCGAAAGTACCGATAACGGGGATTTTTAAAATTTCGATTAGTTTTAGAAATTCTTCGTTAGCGTCGGCAAGCGTTACGCCGTTACCTACAATGATAACGGGGCGTTTAGCAGCTTTTAACGCATCTAAAACCTGCGGGATTTTTGTGTCAAACTTCGGCGCTTCGGGGATTTCAAATTCTATCAGATCTGCTTCGTCCACCATCGCGCCTTGTATGTCTAGCGGCACATCCAGCCATACGGGTCCGGGTCTGCCGTGCTTAGCCTCATAAATAGCTTTTTGCAGATGAAATTTTATGCTATTTTTATCCGTTATCATTACGGCGTATTTTGTGATAGGTCTTACAATATCAATGATATTAACCTCTTGATCGCCGAGCTGACGCAAATTTAGCTTGGGTTGCGAAGCAATGGTCGTTTGAAATTTCACCTGCCCCGATATGATCATAGTAGGGATCGAATCCACCCAGGCACCGTAAACGCCAGTAATCGCGTTCGTCCCGCCAGGGCCTGTGGTAACATACGCGATACCGATCTTATTTGAGACGCGTGCATAGCCCTCTGCAGCTATCGCGCAAGCCTGTTCATGATGATTGCAGACATACTCTAAATTTTCATTTTTGCCAAGCGAATCTATCAGGTGCATATTGCCGCCACCCGAGACCATAAATACGGTCTTTGCGGTATCTTCGTGTTCGGCTATAAATTTTGCTATAAAATCGCTAACTTTTATCATCGCATCATCTCTTTTACGTAGTCGTTTAAATTTTGCTCGGTATCGATTGTGCCGTTTTCGTAGAAATTTTTATACCATTTTACAGTTTTTTCAAATGCCGTTTCGCTGTCCCAAACGGGCTTCCAGCCAAGCAGCGCACGCGCTTTAGAGCAATCAAGCTTCAATAAATTTGCCTCATGCGGCTGATCCGCGTCGGAGCTGATTTCAAATTCTATCTTATCCCAATATCGCTTGGCGCTTTTCAATACATCAAGCACTCTAATCGCACCATCGTCACTAGGTCCGAAATTCCATGCGCTGCCGAACTCCTTTCGCCCTTCAAGCAACTTTTGCCCCACGAGCAAATATCCGCCAAGCGGCTCGAGCACGTGCTGCCAAGGGCGTGTCGCATGCGGATTGCGGATCGTTACCGCTTCATTTTTAGCTGCTGCGCGCATAACATCGCAAATCAATCTGTCTTGCGCCCAGTCTCCACCGCCTATAACGTTACCTGCGCGACACGTAGCAAGCAGCGTTTGATGCTTTGCGCCGTAATCTTTTTCATTAAAAAAGGAGTTTCGATATGAACTAGCCAGAAGATCCGCGCAGCCTTTCGACGAACTATATGGATCATATCCGCCCATAGGATCGCTCTCGCGATATCCCCAAACCCATTCTTTATTTTCATAAGCCTTATCACTTGTGATATTTACGATCGCGCGAACGCCTGCTTTTCTACAAGCTTCAAGGACTTTTAATGTGCCGATGACATTGGTTTCGTAGGTTGTGATAGGATCGGCATAAGATGGGCGTACGAGCGCCTGAGCGGCAAAGTGAAATACAATGTCTGGTTTATAAGCTGCAAAGACTTCGTTTAATTTAGCAAGATCCCGTATGTCGCCCATTATCTGGACGATATTTAAATTTAAAAGTCCTATATGATTTGGCTCTGTAGGCGCCGGAAGCGAATAGCCTATCACTTTCGCACCCATGCGCTCCAGCCACAGACTAAGCCACGAGCCCTTAAAGCCGGTATGTCCGGTAAGCAAAATGGTTTTGCCCTTATAAATCCCGGAATATAAATTTTGTACTTCTTGTGTTGCTACCACACTGTTCATAAACTACCACTTTTTCCAAGGGGCATTGCCACTATCCCATAGCTTTTCTAGCACTTGCTTATCGCGCAAAGCGTCCATCGGCTTCCAAAAGCCACAGTGTTTGAAGGCGCAAAGCTCGCCGTCTTTAGCTAAATTTGAAAGTGGAGCCTGTTCAAACACCATCGCATCACCATCAGCAATATAATCAAAAACTTTAGGCTCACACACAAAAAAACCGGCATTTATCCAATTTCCGTCACCTTTAGGTTTTTCAAAAAAAGATGTAATTAAGCTTGAATTATTAATATCTAAAGCACCGAATCTACCTTCCGGCTGAACCGCCGTCATGGTGGCAGATTTACCATG includes these proteins:
- the rfbH gene encoding lipopolysaccharide biosynthesis protein RfbH, which gives rise to MTPQELKAEILEKTKEYYRLVHEPVQRAKFEPGKSRVNYAGRVFDEHEIVNLVDSSLDFWLTYGAYSKKFEKEFAKMLGVKWAFLVNSGSSANLLAFFALTSPLLKERRIKKGDEVITVAAGFPTTVAPIVQYGAVPVFVDMELEYFNIDHTKLELALSQKTKAVMVAHTLGNPFNIKAVKEFCDKHDLWLIEDNCDALGSLYDGKPTGTWGDIGTSSFYPPHHMTMGEGGATYTNNPLLKKIMLSMRDWGRDCWCESGVDNTCGRRFSQKFGELPLGYDHKYVYSHFGFNLKASDMQAAVGCAQIEKFPSFVQRRRQNFKKLYDGLKAIRELILVKAQPHSEPSWFGFMMTVADGAKFSRNELSEHLEKAGVQTRNLFAGNMIKHPLFAELKLGVDYKISGELKNTDKIMNDSFWVGVYPGMSDEKIEYIIKVIKEFISAKS
- a CDS encoding AroB-related putative sugar phosphate phospholyase (cyclizing) — encoded protein: MSLKIESNIRDYDVYFEGVWEFLDELARGQNFTLVIDKNVFKIYEAKFKSFDSKDIFIFDAIEENKTYKSVCEIYDFLIGKAAKRNLTFVSIGGGITQDVSGFVASTLYRGLKWIFIPTTFLAITDSCIGSKTSLNYGSYKNLIGTFYPPQKIYINTDFLDTLTELDFYSGLGECIKFQLMQEVYPKNFDLISETIRNLATKKECRVSVIKENMKIKLGYMLGDEFDLGRRNMLNYGHCFGHALETSSKYFVPHGIAVTIGVIFANAIALMRKLINSNLFDYINKNILLPYIPLKLCEAHMDAKILLQAMKNDKKRIGDFLTVIIPDSEFKMTKVADVTDEEFFTALNMTKSILIKE
- a CDS encoding GtrA family protein, which translates into the protein MTIKRQLFSFLLVGILNTVFGYGLFALFIYLGLYYPLAVLLSTILGVLFNFKTIGGLVFGSNDNKLIFKFILVYVIIYLLNIFFLWLFKRLGFENMYLNGFVLLIPLAAVSFLLNKFFVFRR
- the rfbG gene encoding CDP-glucose 4,6-dehydratase, with the protein product MNSVVATQEVQNLYSGIYKGKTILLTGHTGFKGSWLSLWLERMGAKVIGYSLPAPTEPNHIGLLNLNIVQIMGDIRDLAKLNEVFAAYKPDIVFHFAAQALVRPSYADPITTYETNVIGTLKVLEACRKAGVRAIVNITSDKAYENKEWVWGYRESDPMGGYDPYSSSKGCADLLASSYRNSFFNEKDYGAKHQTLLATCRAGNVIGGGDWAQDRLICDVMRAAAKNEAVTIRNPHATRPWQHVLEPLGGYLLVGQKLLEGRKEFGSAWNFGPSDDGAIRVLDVLKSAKRYWDKIEFEISSDADQPHEANLLKLDCSKARALLGWKPVWDSETAFEKTVKWYKNFYENGTIDTEQNLNDYVKEMMR
- a CDS encoding NAD(P)-dependent oxidoreductase, whose translation is MNLFITGGGGFIGSHLKKRLALNGNFNVFAPKSSELNLTDEIAVDDFVRAHKIDTIVHLANRGGGRDTLDMINVTEYNLRIFFNIAKQKNKVAKIISFGSGAEYGKHKPIINAREDDYKEALPLDEYGFYKAITSHYIEDCADNIIQLRLFGIYGEMENYRYKFITNAVVKNLLHLPITINQNVFFDYMYVEDLLNVVEFYIENDARHKIYNASSGTKIDLLSLAALVNEASDFKSEISVLNEGLNNEYTSDNSLLKSEMKDKFKLTPHSEAIGKIHRYFKQNFASLDLDTIKKDPYLGKINEIWKGKK
- a CDS encoding thiamine pyrophosphate-binding protein, coding for MIKVSDFIAKFIAEHEDTAKTVFMVSGGGNMHLIDSLGKNENLEYVCNHHEQACAIAAEGYARVSNKIGIAYVTTGPGGTNAITGVYGAWVDSIPTMIISGQVKFQTTIASQPKLNLRQLGDQEVNIIDIVRPITKYAVMITDKNSIKFHLQKAIYEAKHGRPGPVWLDVPLDIQGAMVDEADLIEFEIPEAPKFDTKIPQVLDALKAAKRPVIIVGNGVTLADANEEFLKLIEILKIPVIGTFARYDIVRNDHELFFGRYGTIGNRAANFVVQNSDLIIAVGARLNIRAVSYNWEFFGREAKKILVDIDENELNKKTIAADIKIKSDAKAFVSDLRSALKNKPDFESWLEICKNYRKNYPTIEPFRQVVQGCVDSYNFFDILSSDKPDLVYVFGNGTACVSSYQSLKLYKNQKVVVNSGCASMGYDLPAAIGACFANGKGNTICVTGEGSLQMNIQELQTIIHHRLPIKIFVLNNAGYISIRNTQNNFFKGHKVGSDKDSGVSFPDIVKLAEVYGFEACRIENQLNLKRELEKILSKPGAVVCEIMLSPTEKMEPKLSSEIKPDGKMISKPLEDMFPFLPREEFYKNMIVRPVEE
- a CDS encoding SDR family oxidoreductase, giving the protein MEKQNILITGASRGIGKAIADELTSVGFNCITPSSKELNLNDKNSVVRYIAKNSDLDIYGLVNCAGINILASLDEIDDEKFDDMINVNLRSVISLAKFASVSMRRNEGGKIVNISSIWGVRSKARRTLYSITKFGINGITKALARELGEFNILVNSVAPGYVDTDLTRQNVPLAEQVKIKQEIPLGRFAQTSEIAKLVAFLIGKENSYISGQVIVIDGGFLA
- a CDS encoding aldolase/citrate lyase family protein; protein product: MNTLEYEMIEILKRLKNDYGVFEIKAEYENEGSRQEELCRLKDITSKVGLPIIMKIGGVEAVTDIYNAITLGVNGIIAPMAETKFAVSKFLGAINTFVAEDNRNDIEFAINVETITCYDNFDDILSLPNINTLSGVTIGRVDFTSSMGKDRSFADSDEMLKHCENIFTKARAKGLKCGLGGAISAKSCDFIKYLISKGLLDKYETRKIVYCKDAVNNMEAGILAGVEFELAWLKSKRRYYHRIKSEDEKRIEMLEKRLSAR